From a single Fulvivirga ulvae genomic region:
- a CDS encoding LptE family protein, producing MKTYNRIILLALMFPVILLGGCGVYSFTGVAITAETISIEMFYNDAEGGPPDMAQTFSNELRDYYQSNTNLTLVESDGELQLEGVITGYRLTPIAPTATNNDQLGGSTSALTRLTITVQATYINTQDDQFNFENRSFSFYSDFDSNQNLTTIEDQLLQEIFDQIILDIFNASVANW from the coding sequence TTGAAGACCTATAATCGAATAATCCTGTTGGCTCTGATGTTTCCCGTGATTTTACTGGGTGGGTGCGGCGTCTATTCATTTACCGGGGTGGCAATTACGGCCGAAACTATTTCTATCGAAATGTTTTATAATGACGCTGAGGGTGGGCCTCCCGATATGGCTCAGACTTTCTCCAATGAATTGAGAGATTATTACCAATCCAATACGAACCTAACACTGGTGGAATCGGACGGAGAGCTTCAATTGGAAGGTGTAATAACAGGATACAGGCTAACCCCAATAGCTCCCACAGCTACTAATAACGACCAACTTGGAGGTAGTACCTCGGCATTAACCAGGCTGACAATCACTGTACAAGCTACATATATAAATACACAGGATGATCAGTTTAACTTTGAAAACCGCTCATTCTCTTTTTACAGCGACTTCGATAGTAATCAAAATCTTACAACTATTGAAGATCAACTGCTTCAGGAAATATTTGA